The segment atactgcatttatatagcaaaGCCAACATTACTCAAATATAATCGCCTACCAATTATAACATTAACATAGCAGTTTTTAAAGCAATgctattcatttcatttaacacAACAAATGAATGTTCTGGATAAGcacttattttcttattctttgTGACAAGGATACACCAACATTGTTTTATAtgattacattaaaataattgtcACATCTATATTAGCAAGTACTCACTGTCAAGTAATATCAGGGCCAGAATCATCActaatacaaatatataaactaATGTACTCTGAGGAGAATACCAATGATtaaacatttctatttattattatcagttaATTAATTTACCACAAGCATGTTAAaacaaaatactgtttttaaagGTAATCACCAAATGTTTATTGGGTGAATTCTCTGAACTAATGATCAACGCTTGCATGCACACAACAACTGCAGAGAGGGAAACAGTGCATGAACCCAGAGGAGTGCACATGTGCCAAGAAAGTGACATAATGGTGTCGATTCCATTGATGATAAAATTGCCATTCAGAACAAGACTGTGTGGTAGTATTGATACTTCAGGTATTGACTTGAAGGAGCATACAGCAGAATCTTCCATCAATAATTGATAGAACCTGATTTCCAGTTGATTGAACACTAGATGCATTATTTGTGTAATTAATCAGTATTTGTTAGCATTATTACTCATCATTTATTTCTGATCTATTTGAGTGCATTGCTTTAATAATTCTTCTTTCCACCACAAAGTCAAATAGAAAGTGAAAATCCTtgagagggaaaataaaagagCTGAGAGGCTCTCTGGTCCTAATAAATGTGTCAACGCAGAGGCTCTTTAACACACTTCAAGTACCAGCTACTACAAACCTTGCAGTCTTATGTTTTTAAAGTAGTATTTTTAATCTGttgataaagataaaataatactCATTTTCACAAATGTGGGcagtaaaaatacttaaaggTATTTTTACACATAATAGAGCAGAAGTTCGGGAAAGCTGGGTATCTAGCTGGGATTCTGAGAATTGCAGCACTCAAGCAAATAACAAGAGGTTGGAAAAAATCGGAGCCTTCTAAGTTAAACAAGTAGCTAGAAACAGTAGTGGACATATATAGAATGGAAAAGCTAAATTAGCTAAATTAATAAGAATGAAAAGTTGTTTGAAAAAAGATGGGCTTTCTGTAAATGGAGTAAAGGTAATAAGACCAACtataaagtatataaatattgttgaaatatttaaatggaACATTCTTTGAGAAGATGATTTAAGTAATATATACTAAATTataatagaaaatcacagtagtaacagtagGACTACCTGTATAATGAAATATCAAAGCCTAACTtccctcttttattttttaaaaatatttatttatttttattatctgtatttttatacatgtgGGTACAGGAATGTATagatatgtgtgtatacatgaaTGGGTACACTATGATTATTAACATCTATACTGGtactttatgtgtttatgtgtgcactgtgttttctgtgtgggTGAAGTAAGTACAAAAAGTAAGATGTTAAAATACCATGAAATGTATCAATGATATTTACTGACAcaataaagtatttaaaaaaaaggtattttcactttattttatcttatgtttAGTAATAttatcaagtgggttttattttccattttatgtacatttacacatttttatgttcattttatgtcttttctttatatatatacaattattaaattatcatAGTTatcatatttcttcttcttcttcttcttcttcttcttcttcttcttcttcttcttatcatcattattattattattttagtataGGTGCTTGAGGGGAGCTCAGGTTTGCATTGAGCCGATACCACTTTCTAAAGCTGGTATTGGTCTCTACCAACTTATGGTAGCTGGTCTATACtgatattaaacttttttacattttacttatATCAACTTAATGTATAGTTCTGGTTTATTGTATGTCCTGATACTCACCAGCAGAGGGCTCCAGCAGATACACGAGGTGACCATGATCCCCACCAGCTGTACCACCATCTCTATATCATGAGACCTGGCTGAATGATGAGAGCCGGGCCTCCTCCTGAGCCGAGCGAGCACCAACGTCAGACCGCTGATTGTGTTACACACCAGCGCCACAGCCAGGGAGGTCAGACCAAGTCCAGAGAAGAGCACCACAAATGCCACATCCACCTCCTGAGTGTCACTGAGcactttaataaaacaccacGTCCCTGGGTCCTGGTAGGCGTAAGAGCCCAGCTGAAAGCACGGCAGCATGGCCACACACAGAGCTGCCAGCCAAATGACAGAGAGGCATATTTTAGTGCGGGTTTTGGTGACCAGAGATGAGTGCAGCAGTGGCTTAGTGACACCCAGGCAGCGCTCAGCAGCCATGGCGCAGCCCATGAAGAGTGGGCACAGGCCAAAGAACACCATGCTGCCACCCAGGAACTGGCACATGCCATCAGAAGAGTTGAAATCCTCTGGGCGCACACCTCCAGAGAGGTAGAGTCGGAGAACCAGGGCACCTGGGATCAAGTGTCCGATGAAGTCTGTGATCACCAGTGATGTAGCAAAGAGAAGGAATGTGGCTTTGGAGCGCCGGCGCTGGAGGGAGTAGGCGTTAGCCAGGATGAAGAGGGCCACAATGTTGGAGATGATGCCCAAAGTCATGGACAGTACGACCACAATGACACCGCTGGTGGTGGGCTCC is part of the Thunnus albacares chromosome 3, fThuAlb1.1, whole genome shotgun sequence genome and harbors:
- the ptger1a gene encoding prostaglandin E receptor 1a (subtype EP1); amino-acid sequence: MLALSHYNSSASPLLPTFSNDSGEMVEARLFAGGLSQQGNFTSVEPTTSGVIVVVLSMTLGIISNIVALFILANAYSLQRRRSKATFLLFATSLVITDFIGHLIPGALVLRLYLSGGVRPEDFNSSDGMCQFLGGSMVFFGLCPLFMGCAMAAERCLGVTKPLLHSSLVTKTRTKICLSVIWLAALCVAMLPCFQLGSYAYQDPGTWCFIKVLSDTQEVDVAFVVLFSGLGLTSLAVALVCNTISGLTLVLARLRRRPGSHHSARSHDIEMVVQLVGIMVTSCICWSPLLIFALMSVIRSYTGSIGEDLSNYKVLMVMGVRLATWNQILDPWVYILLRRTVLRKIYLIAKCQAGLRGNILSRWEPTSFPSSEKNDVSQV